The following are from one region of the Hydrogenimonas sp. SS33 genome:
- a CDS encoding plasma-membrane proton-efflux P-type ATPase produces the protein MSKRNRGGKKSQVSGTPPKEPETETAPQSGNGDERSADSQKSEVSTSAESSSTVEKSSDADTSKKFDPIALKGLTSDEAQKRLAQYGPNAIEEKEESWWHRLFRRFWGPIPWMIETAAVLSALARRWEDFTIIMVLLLVNAIVDFYQESKALSAIAVLKKKLARKALVLRDGKWQEIDAKEVVPGDIIKVKIGDIVPADAKLLGGGDFLLVDQSALTGESLPVDKKAGDELYANAIIKQGEMIAQITATGKNTYFGKTVGLVAKAEREERSHFQQMVIKVGNFLIYVTIVMIAIIIWHGLRTHQPTVDLLIFALVLTISAIPVAMPAVLTVTMAIGARVLAAKQAIVSKLASIEEMAGMDVLCSDKTGTLTQNKMSLADPYVIEKYDPDTLMLYAALASKEENNDPIEKPIFEYIDAHKLRNKLATHKLAKFLPFDPVHKRTEGLYKTGECMVYTKGAPQVIIEQCDEKEFDKKAAYAQVEAFAEKGFRTLGVAYRKCEEDLYHFVGLIPLFDPPRPDSKEAIAEAKAKGVEVKMVTGDNIAVAKYIAKILGIGDNIKDVRELKGESITEYLYLSQVLAKAIAEQMHPDATDEEVQKQVDAIMKKVKRELYNMPIPKGTVKKHESEIIAAIEQANGFAQVFPEDKYFIVDELQKADHIVGMTGDGVNDAPALKKADCGIAVSGATDAARAAAAIVLMAPGLRVIVDAIKEARKIFERMKSYTIFRIAETIRIIIFMTLAIVIYDFYPITAIMIIVLALLNDIPIMTIAYDHTKIREKPVRWDMKEIFVLASWLGLAGVLSSFLLFWILISVMHVPLEFVQSAFFAKLVIAGHGTIYNTRIDDWFWKRPWPSWTLFNATFSSRVAGTIIAVYGFGLMQPIGWAWALSMWGYALTWFVFNDVVKMAVLRYYRKKYHTDVI, from the coding sequence ATGAGCAAGAGAAATCGCGGCGGAAAAAAGAGTCAGGTCTCCGGAACTCCCCCAAAAGAGCCGGAAACCGAAACCGCGCCGCAATCAGGAAATGGTGACGAGCGATCGGCAGATTCCCAAAAGAGTGAAGTTTCCACCTCTGCGGAAAGTTCTTCAACCGTCGAAAAAAGTTCCGATGCCGATACCTCCAAAAAATTTGATCCGATCGCGTTGAAGGGTCTCACGAGTGATGAGGCGCAAAAGCGCCTGGCCCAGTACGGCCCCAATGCTATCGAAGAGAAAGAGGAGAGTTGGTGGCATCGGCTCTTTCGCCGTTTCTGGGGACCTATCCCCTGGATGATCGAAACGGCGGCCGTTCTCTCCGCCCTGGCGAGACGCTGGGAGGATTTCACCATCATCATGGTGCTGCTGCTGGTCAATGCCATCGTCGATTTCTACCAGGAGTCCAAGGCCCTCAGCGCCATCGCCGTGCTCAAGAAGAAGCTTGCCCGTAAGGCCCTCGTGCTACGCGACGGCAAATGGCAGGAGATCGACGCCAAAGAGGTGGTTCCCGGCGACATTATCAAGGTCAAGATCGGCGACATCGTCCCCGCCGACGCCAAGCTGCTGGGCGGCGGGGATTTCCTGCTGGTGGATCAGTCGGCCCTGACGGGCGAATCGCTCCCGGTGGACAAGAAAGCGGGCGACGAACTCTACGCCAACGCCATCATCAAGCAGGGCGAGATGATCGCCCAGATCACCGCCACAGGTAAAAACACCTATTTCGGCAAGACCGTCGGGCTGGTGGCCAAGGCGGAGCGGGAAGAGCGCAGCCACTTCCAGCAGATGGTCATCAAAGTGGGCAATTTCCTCATCTACGTCACCATCGTCATGATCGCCATCATCATCTGGCACGGTCTTCGCACCCATCAGCCCACCGTTGATCTGCTCATCTTTGCCCTGGTGCTGACCATCTCGGCCATCCCCGTGGCGATGCCGGCCGTTCTGACGGTGACGATGGCCATCGGGGCGAGGGTGCTGGCGGCCAAGCAGGCGATTGTGAGCAAGCTGGCCTCCATCGAAGAGATGGCGGGGATGGATGTGCTCTGTTCCGACAAGACCGGTACCCTGACCCAGAACAAGATGAGCCTGGCCGATCCCTACGTCATCGAAAAATACGACCCCGATACCCTGATGCTCTACGCCGCCCTGGCGAGCAAAGAGGAGAACAACGATCCCATAGAAAAACCGATCTTCGAATATATCGACGCCCACAAACTCCGCAACAAACTCGCTACGCACAAACTGGCCAAATTTCTCCCCTTCGACCCGGTGCACAAACGGACCGAAGGGCTTTACAAAACCGGGGAGTGCATGGTCTATACCAAGGGCGCGCCCCAGGTGATCATCGAACAGTGCGACGAGAAGGAGTTCGACAAAAAGGCCGCCTATGCACAGGTCGAAGCCTTTGCGGAAAAGGGTTTCCGCACCCTTGGGGTCGCCTACCGCAAATGCGAAGAGGACCTCTACCATTTCGTGGGGCTGATTCCTCTTTTCGACCCGCCGCGCCCCGACTCCAAGGAGGCGATCGCCGAGGCCAAAGCCAAAGGGGTCGAGGTCAAGATGGTTACCGGCGACAATATCGCCGTGGCCAAGTACATCGCCAAGATTCTGGGCATCGGCGACAACATCAAAGATGTTCGGGAACTCAAGGGCGAGTCGATCACCGAATACCTCTATCTCTCCCAGGTTTTGGCCAAAGCGATCGCCGAGCAGATGCACCCCGATGCGACCGACGAAGAGGTGCAAAAGCAGGTCGACGCCATCATGAAGAAGGTGAAGCGGGAACTCTACAACATGCCCATCCCCAAAGGGACGGTCAAGAAGCATGAGAGCGAGATCATCGCCGCCATCGAGCAGGCTAACGGTTTCGCCCAGGTCTTCCCCGAAGACAAGTACTTCATCGTCGACGAGTTGCAGAAGGCCGATCACATTGTGGGGATGACCGGCGATGGGGTCAACGACGCGCCGGCGCTCAAAAAGGCCGACTGCGGTATCGCTGTCAGCGGGGCCACCGACGCGGCCCGTGCGGCGGCGGCCATCGTGCTGATGGCGCCGGGCCTGCGGGTGATCGTGGATGCCATCAAAGAGGCGCGTAAGATTTTCGAGCGGATGAAGAGCTACACCATCTTCCGTATCGCGGAGACGATCCGCATCATCATCTTCATGACTCTTGCCATCGTCATCTACGACTTCTATCCCATCACGGCGATCATGATTATCGTCCTGGCGCTGCTCAACGACATCCCGATCATGACGATCGCCTACGACCATACCAAGATACGGGAAAAGCCGGTGCGCTGGGATATGAAGGAGATCTTCGTTCTGGCGAGCTGGCTGGGATTGGCCGGGGTGCTCTCTTCGTTCCTGCTCTTCTGGATCCTCATTTCGGTCATGCACGTGCCCCTGGAGTTCGTGCAGTCGGCCTTCTTCGCCAAGCTGGTCATCGCCGGCCACGGCACCATCTACAACACCCGGATCGACGACTGGTTCTGGAAGCGTCCCTGGCCGAGCTGGACGCTTTTCAACGCCACCTTCTCCAGCCGGGTGGCGGGGACCATCATCGCCGTCTACGGTTTCGGGCTGATGCAGCCCATCGGCTGGGCCTGGGCACTGTCGATGTGGGGGTACGCGCTGACCTGGTTCGTCTTCAACGATGTGGTCAAGATGGCGGTTTTGCGCTATTATCGTAAAAAGTATCATACGGATGTGATTTGA
- a CDS encoding FAD-dependent oxidoreductase: MKISSNINGRRGKMLGRRDFLKGAAAAPLLLAGASRGASAAESKLTAGISKKAARILIVGGGTGGIDAAARLRRAAPKAKITVVTPNAVHLYQSGQVFVAAGLYRQADNRRSTAELMPDGVKWVQDRVTAIDPENNRVETQKSGKIPYDVLVVATGVKHDFEMIDGLNEENLGRNGIVSVYFNHTGKGEADGGEQTRQWLERIAEAARTKEQKVLFTIPAGDVKAQNASLDILLLGLDLFRGKGPGGSGDVSRNVKITLAAGNDYLIASKPFDKAVRAILAKEKNVELRVGTELTAVDVKAKKATLESDKGTKDIGYDFLHITPPISAPACVADSDLSMQTGERAGFVEVDPVTLQHKRYPNVFALGDVAALPAKSGAATRDMAIVIQDNVANYLEGRKLDTKYTGYTAVPVKTRYGREMLIEYDRNGPAPTFPLDPTVPRWIWWELDLHLIRWSYFELMMHGLL; this comes from the coding sequence ATGAAGATATCATCTAATATAAACGGCCGGCGCGGCAAAATGCTTGGCCGAAGAGATTTTCTGAAAGGCGCGGCCGCGGCGCCGCTGTTGCTGGCGGGAGCATCCCGGGGTGCCTCGGCGGCGGAGAGCAAACTGACGGCGGGCATCAGCAAAAAAGCGGCCCGCATCCTCATTGTCGGCGGCGGAACGGGCGGGATCGACGCGGCGGCCAGGCTCCGACGCGCCGCGCCCAAGGCCAAAATCACGGTTGTCACGCCCAATGCCGTCCACCTCTACCAGAGCGGGCAGGTTTTCGTGGCTGCGGGTCTTTATAGACAGGCGGACAACCGCAGAAGCACGGCGGAGCTGATGCCCGACGGCGTCAAATGGGTGCAGGACCGCGTAACCGCCATCGACCCGGAGAACAACCGGGTGGAGACCCAAAAGAGCGGCAAGATTCCCTACGACGTTCTTGTAGTGGCTACCGGGGTCAAACACGATTTCGAAATGATCGACGGCCTGAATGAGGAAAATCTGGGGCGCAACGGCATCGTCAGTGTCTATTTCAACCACACAGGCAAAGGAGAAGCGGACGGCGGAGAGCAGACGAGACAGTGGCTGGAACGGATTGCCGAAGCGGCACGGACGAAGGAGCAAAAGGTACTCTTTACCATTCCGGCAGGCGACGTGAAAGCCCAGAACGCCTCTTTGGACATTCTGCTGCTTGGGCTCGATCTTTTTCGGGGGAAAGGGCCGGGCGGCAGCGGTGACGTCTCACGCAATGTGAAGATCACGCTGGCGGCGGGAAACGATTATCTCATCGCCTCCAAACCCTTCGACAAGGCGGTTCGGGCGATTCTGGCAAAAGAGAAAAACGTCGAACTTCGGGTGGGCACCGAATTGACGGCTGTGGATGTCAAAGCCAAAAAAGCGACCTTAGAAAGCGATAAAGGCACCAAAGATATCGGGTACGACTTTTTGCATATCACTCCGCCCATCTCCGCCCCTGCATGTGTGGCCGATTCCGACCTCTCGATGCAGACGGGCGAGCGTGCGGGTTTCGTCGAGGTCGACCCGGTGACGCTGCAGCACAAACGCTACCCCAATGTCTTCGCCCTGGGAGACGTGGCGGCGCTGCCTGCCAAAAGCGGAGCGGCTACACGGGATATGGCCATCGTCATCCAGGACAATGTGGCCAACTACCTCGAAGGGCGCAAGCTCGATACCAAATATACCGGTTATACCGCTGTTCCCGTCAAGACACGCTACGGCCGGGAGATGCTGATCGAATACGACCGCAATGGTCCCGCGCCTACCTTTCCCCTGGACCCGACGGTCCCCCGATGGATATGGTGGGAGCTGGACCTGCACCTGATTCGTTGGAGTTATTTCGAACTGATGATGCACGGCCTGCTGTAG
- a CDS encoding plasma-membrane proton-efflux P-type ATPase: MDKAKEHVPEKSDVQTDDRNKSGSEPVENVRGLTNEEAQERLKKYGYNEIKEKEESWWHRLFRRFWGPIPWMIEVAAILAAAVRHWEEFTIIVILLLVNAVVDFYQESKALNAIAVLKQKLARQALVLRDGKWQVIPAREIVPGDVIKIKIGDIVPADAKLLGGGDFLLVDQSALTGESLPVTKKPGDELYANGIVKQGEMIALVTATGIHTYFGKTVGLVAKAEREERSHFQKMVIQVGDFLIAVTIVMIAIILLVGFKRHESPVELLIFSLVLTISAIPVAMPAVLTVTMAVGARILAAKEAIVTRLAAIEEMAGMDILCSDKTGTLTQNRMTLADPYVAEGHNPDELMVYAALASKEENHDPIEKPIFDYIDNHKLRDKLKGHTLYKFLPFDPVHKRTEGIYKDEKECIVYTKGAPQVIIEQCKEEEFDKKAAYAQVEAFAEKGFRTLGVAYRNCEEDFYHFVGLIPLFDPPREDSKEAIAEAKAKGVEVKMVTGDNIAVAKYIASLLGIGGNIKDVHELKGESVEEYIYLSKVLTEALTRKLRPDLSDEERERTIQDILKWVKRELYNMPLPKGSVKKHESEIIAAIEQANGFAQVFPEDKYFIVDELQKADHIVGMTGDGVNDAPALKKADCGIAVSGATDAARAAADIVLMAPGLRVIVDAIKEARVTFERMKSYTIYRIAETIRIIIFMTLAIVIFNFYPVTAIMIILLALLNDLPILMIATDNTKVRVHPVRWDMREMLILSSWLGIAGVLSSFTLFYIAMAVMHLPLDYVQSLFFVKLIVAGHNTIFNTRIDDWFWRKPWPSGKLFWTSQATAVIGTVVGVYGFDLMAPIGWGMAIFIWLYALVWFVFNDSVKMLVIKYYRRRYHEDII; this comes from the coding sequence ATGGATAAGGCAAAGGAACATGTACCGGAAAAATCTGATGTCCAAACCGACGATAGGAACAAGAGCGGGAGTGAACCGGTCGAAAATGTCAGGGGTCTGACGAATGAGGAGGCGCAGGAGCGTCTGAAAAAATACGGCTACAACGAAATCAAGGAGAAGGAGGAGAGCTGGTGGCACCGCCTTTTCCGACGTTTTTGGGGCCCCATTCCCTGGATGATCGAAGTGGCGGCGATCCTGGCGGCGGCAGTGCGCCACTGGGAAGAGTTCACAATCATCGTCATCCTTCTGCTGGTCAACGCCGTCGTCGACTTCTACCAGGAGTCCAAAGCCCTCAATGCCATCGCGGTTTTGAAACAGAAGCTGGCGCGGCAGGCGCTGGTGCTTCGCGACGGCAAATGGCAGGTAATACCGGCCAGGGAGATCGTACCCGGGGATGTGATCAAGATTAAGATCGGCGACATCGTTCCCGCCGACGCCAAACTGCTGGGCGGTGGGGACTTCCTGCTGGTGGACCAGTCGGCGCTGACGGGTGAATCGCTTCCGGTGACGAAAAAACCGGGTGACGAACTCTACGCCAACGGCATCGTCAAACAGGGGGAGATGATCGCCCTGGTGACGGCGACGGGCATCCATACCTACTTCGGCAAGACGGTGGGACTGGTAGCCAAGGCAGAGCGGGAAGAGCGGAGCCACTTCCAGAAGATGGTCATCCAGGTGGGCGACTTCCTCATCGCCGTGACGATCGTCATGATCGCGATCATCCTGCTGGTCGGGTTCAAGAGACACGAATCGCCGGTGGAACTGCTCATCTTCTCCCTGGTGTTGACCATTTCGGCAATTCCGGTGGCGATGCCGGCGGTCCTGACGGTCACGATGGCGGTCGGGGCGCGGATTCTCGCTGCGAAAGAGGCGATCGTCACCCGTCTGGCGGCCATCGAGGAAATGGCGGGAATGGACATTCTCTGTTCCGACAAGACCGGAACCCTGACGCAAAACCGCATGACCCTGGCGGACCCCTACGTCGCCGAGGGCCATAACCCGGATGAGCTGATGGTCTATGCCGCCCTTGCGAGCAAGGAGGAGAACCACGATCCCATCGAAAAACCGATTTTCGACTATATCGACAACCACAAACTGCGGGACAAACTCAAAGGGCACACTCTCTACAAATTCCTTCCCTTCGATCCGGTGCACAAACGGACCGAAGGGATCTACAAAGACGAGAAGGAGTGTATCGTCTACACCAAGGGGGCGCCCCAGGTCATCATCGAACAGTGCAAAGAGGAGGAGTTCGACAAAAAGGCCGCCTATGCCCAGGTGGAAGCCTTCGCCGAAAAGGGTTTCCGGACACTGGGCGTCGCCTACCGTAACTGTGAAGAGGACTTCTACCACTTCGTGGGGCTCATCCCTCTCTTCGACCCACCGCGGGAGGATTCCAAAGAGGCGATTGCCGAGGCGAAGGCCAAAGGGGTCGAGGTCAAGATGGTCACCGGCGACAATATCGCCGTGGCCAAATACATCGCTTCGCTGCTGGGTATCGGAGGCAATATCAAAGATGTCCACGAGCTCAAGGGCGAATCGGTCGAAGAGTACATCTATCTTTCCAAAGTTCTCACCGAAGCATTGACCCGAAAGCTCCGCCCGGACCTGAGCGACGAGGAGCGGGAAAGGACCATCCAGGACATCCTCAAGTGGGTCAAGCGCGAACTCTACAACATGCCGCTTCCCAAAGGGAGCGTCAAGAAGCACGAAAGTGAGATTATCGCCGCCATCGAGCAGGCCAACGGCTTCGCCCAGGTTTTCCCCGAGGACAAATACTTCATCGTCGACGAGCTGCAGAAGGCAGATCATATCGTCGGGATGACCGGCGACGGGGTTAACGACGCCCCGGCGCTCAAAAAGGCCGACTGCGGCATCGCCGTCAGCGGGGCCACCGACGCGGCCCGTGCCGCGGCCGACATCGTCCTGATGGCGCCGGGTCTGCGGGTGATCGTCGATGCCATCAAAGAGGCACGTGTCACTTTCGAGCGGATGAAGAGCTATACGATCTACCGCATCGCAGAGACAATCCGTATCATCATCTTCATGACCCTGGCGATCGTCATCTTCAACTTCTATCCCGTCACGGCCATCATGATCATTCTGCTGGCGCTGCTTAATGACCTGCCGATCCTGATGATCGCAACCGACAACACCAAGGTGCGGGTGCATCCGGTGCGCTGGGATATGCGGGAGATGCTCATTCTCTCCAGCTGGCTGGGGATCGCGGGGGTTCTCTCCTCCTTCACCCTTTTCTACATCGCCATGGCGGTGATGCATCTGCCCCTCGATTATGTGCAGTCGCTCTTTTTCGTGAAGCTGATCGTCGCCGGCCACAACACCATCTTCAACACCCGTATCGACGACTGGTTTTGGCGAAAGCCCTGGCCCTCGGGTAAACTTTTCTGGACCTCCCAGGCGACGGCCGTTATCGGAACCGTCGTCGGAGTCTACGGCTTCGATCTTATGGCTCCCATCGGGTGGGGGATGGCGATCTTCATCTGGCTCTACGCCCTTGTGTGGTTCGTCTTCAACGATTCGGTCAAAATGCTCGTGATCAAATACTACCGAAGGAGATATCATGAAGATATCATCTAA
- a CDS encoding MBL fold metallo-hydrolase: protein MKQRFAKTGIIRSFGAAEVVTGSCHLYQIDHGPTILIDCGMFQGTVEERNYEPFGFNPRHVDILLVTHAHLDHVGRIPKLVREGFRGRIITLKSTMDLAEVVLLDSAKLMEEEYHTRFKKAQRRGAEASVRKPLYTTDDVAAVYDLPMTFVRYNKPVEIAKGVVATFRDAGHILDSATIELDVTTKEGSEKLVFSGDLGNHNDMVMPDPVTVKEADILYIESTYGDRDHKGIEESVAEFKDVIINTLLNRGNVLIPSFAIERTQEILCLLKQMYDSKELPECQIFIDSPMAIRATRLYDAYHEELSEECNEYLKRDGTIFDFPYVRYTPDVEDSKKINDIDSGCIIIAGSGMCTGGRILHHFKHRLWNERNALLFVGYQAEGTLGRRIINGERHIRIYHEEILIRASIHTINGFSAHADQSGLIEWMKSFDRLGKIFLIHGEYDKQKVLRKVIGEKMGKRAHIVAPEEKIYV, encoded by the coding sequence ATGAAACAGCGATTCGCCAAAACTGGCATTATCCGCTCCTTCGGGGCGGCGGAGGTGGTGACGGGTTCCTGCCATCTCTACCAGATCGACCACGGGCCGACCATTCTCATCGACTGCGGAATGTTCCAGGGGACGGTGGAGGAGCGAAACTACGAACCCTTCGGATTCAATCCCAGGCATGTGGACATCCTGCTGGTCACCCATGCCCACCTGGACCATGTGGGTCGGATTCCCAAGTTGGTGAGGGAGGGGTTCCGGGGGCGCATCATCACCCTCAAATCGACGATGGACCTGGCGGAAGTGGTACTTCTGGATAGTGCGAAACTGATGGAGGAGGAGTACCATACCCGCTTCAAAAAGGCCCAGCGGCGCGGAGCGGAAGCGAGCGTGCGAAAGCCCCTCTATACCACGGATGACGTGGCTGCCGTGTACGACCTGCCCATGACCTTCGTCCGGTACAACAAGCCGGTCGAAATCGCCAAGGGGGTCGTGGCAACCTTCCGCGACGCGGGGCACATTCTCGACTCGGCGACGATCGAACTGGATGTGACGACGAAAGAAGGGAGTGAAAAGCTGGTCTTCAGCGGTGACCTCGGAAACCACAACGACATGGTCATGCCCGACCCGGTGACAGTGAAAGAGGCCGACATCCTCTATATCGAATCGACCTACGGTGACCGGGACCACAAGGGCATCGAGGAGAGTGTGGCGGAGTTCAAGGATGTGATCATCAATACGCTCTTGAACAGGGGGAACGTCCTCATCCCCTCCTTCGCCATCGAACGGACCCAGGAGATTCTCTGCCTGCTGAAACAGATGTACGACAGCAAGGAGTTGCCGGAGTGCCAGATCTTCATCGATTCACCGATGGCGATACGGGCGACCCGCCTTTACGATGCCTACCATGAGGAGTTGAGCGAAGAGTGCAACGAATACCTCAAGCGCGACGGGACGATTTTCGACTTTCCCTATGTCCGCTATACCCCGGATGTGGAAGATTCGAAGAAGATCAACGACATCGACAGCGGCTGCATCATCATCGCCGGCAGCGGGATGTGCACGGGCGGGCGGATACTGCACCACTTCAAGCACCGCCTCTGGAACGAGAGAAACGCGCTCCTTTTCGTCGGCTACCAGGCCGAGGGGACCCTTGGAAGGCGCATCATCAACGGGGAGCGGCATATCCGCATCTACCATGAAGAGATTCTGATCCGCGCCAGTATCCACACCATCAACGGCTTCTCCGCCCATGCCGACCAGAGCGGCCTGATCGAGTGGATGAAAAGTTTCGACAGACTGGGGAAAATATTCCTGATTCACGGCGAATATGACAAACAGAAGGTTTTGCGGAAGGTGATCGGCGAAAAGATGGGTAAAAGGGCCCATATCGTCGCACCGGAAGAGAAAATCTACGTTTAG
- a CDS encoding 2,3-diphosphoglycerate-dependent phosphoglycerate mutase, with protein sequence MGKLILLRHGQSLYNKENLFTGWTDIDLSEEGRAEAAEAGKILAENDLFPGICFTSWLKRAIHTAQIALREMEWEHIDLIKSWKINERHYGAWQRHNKDAIKKEVGEETFIAIRRGYDTPPPPLPPGDPRGPEFDPKYRSLDPSLLPRSESLKDTRKRSLNYFAERIAPELARNKTVLVSAHGNSLRALTMAIEHLTPAEVVKVEIPTGIPILYEFDETLHLLKKQILKKENS encoded by the coding sequence GTGGGCAAACTCATCCTGCTGCGTCACGGACAGAGCCTCTACAACAAGGAGAACCTCTTTACCGGTTGGACCGACATCGACCTGAGTGAAGAGGGGAGAGCGGAGGCGGCGGAAGCGGGGAAGATCCTCGCCGAAAACGATCTTTTCCCCGGTATCTGTTTCACCTCCTGGCTCAAGCGGGCCATCCATACAGCGCAGATCGCGCTGCGGGAGATGGAGTGGGAGCATATCGATCTCATCAAGAGCTGGAAGATCAACGAACGGCACTACGGCGCCTGGCAGCGGCACAACAAGGATGCTATCAAGAAAGAGGTAGGAGAAGAAACTTTCATCGCCATCCGCCGCGGTTACGACACACCGCCGCCCCCGCTGCCGCCGGGGGACCCGAGAGGGCCCGAATTCGACCCCAAATACCGCTCTCTAGACCCGTCGTTATTGCCCAGGAGCGAATCGCTCAAAGATACGCGCAAACGGAGCCTCAACTACTTCGCCGAACGCATCGCCCCCGAACTGGCCCGAAACAAAACGGTCCTGGTCAGTGCCCACGGCAATTCCCTTCGGGCGCTGACCATGGCCATCGAACATCTGACGCCGGCAGAGGTGGTGAAAGTGGAGATTCCCACGGGGATACCCATTCTCTACGAATTCGACGAGACACTGCACCTTCTAAAAAAACAAATACTGAAAAAGGAAAATTCATGA
- the lipA gene encoding lipoyl synthase, which translates to MKPYKPKVKAPDPHLIASTNEILRQNTLTTVCEESACPNRTECYHRGTATFMILGDTCTRACRFCNVKTGRGAPPDPTEPQRVAKAIRELGLRYAVITSVDRDDLKDYGSGQFAAVVRAIRETAPGVKVELLTPDFRGDRMALDRVIAAAPDKLAHNEETVRRLSPLIRPQSDYDCSLQVLRYYAERFDGPVKSSLMAGLGESEEELIETMEELYQAGVRQLTLGQYLQPTPKHAPVVRYFPPEFFERLETKALAIGFEAVASGILVRSSYYADRL; encoded by the coding sequence ATGAAACCTTATAAACCCAAAGTCAAAGCCCCCGACCCCCATCTCATCGCTTCGACCAACGAAATTCTGCGCCAAAATACCTTGACGACGGTCTGTGAAGAGAGTGCCTGCCCCAACCGGACGGAGTGTTACCACCGCGGGACGGCGACCTTTATGATTTTGGGGGATACCTGCACCCGGGCGTGCCGATTTTGCAATGTGAAGACGGGGAGGGGAGCGCCGCCCGACCCTACGGAGCCGCAGCGGGTGGCGAAGGCGATCAGGGAGCTTGGGCTGCGCTATGCGGTGATCACCTCGGTGGACCGGGATGACCTGAAAGATTACGGCAGCGGCCAGTTTGCCGCCGTGGTGCGGGCGATCCGTGAAACAGCACCGGGGGTGAAGGTCGAGCTGCTGACTCCCGATTTTAGGGGCGACAGGATGGCGCTGGATCGGGTCATCGCCGCGGCGCCCGACAAGCTGGCCCACAACGAAGAGACGGTGCGGCGTCTCTCGCCCCTTATCCGCCCCCAGAGCGATTACGACTGCTCCTTACAGGTGTTACGCTACTATGCCGAACGTTTTGACGGACCCGTCAAGAGTTCGCTGATGGCGGGGCTGGGAGAGAGCGAAGAGGAGCTGATCGAAACGATGGAAGAGCTCTACCAAGCCGGGGTGCGCCAACTGACCCTCGGCCAGTATCTGCAGCCCACACCCAAACATGCGCCGGTGGTCCGCTACTTTCCACCGGAGTTTTTTGAAAGGCTCGAAACCAAAGCCCTGGCCATCGGTTTCGAGGCGGTGGCATCGGGGATACTGGTCCGCAGCTCCTACTATGCAGACAGGTTGTGA
- the lipB gene encoding lipoyl(octanoyl) transferase LipB, whose protein sequence is MILHHWGLIDYETARKQMDEVHAQACRDGQNHLIFCQHPDVFTVGRDDNGSWPVPTLRTDRGGSVTCHSPGQLVAYFCFQAPQPALFYRRVVRAYEALFDLLKVPARYNRETPGFYIENRKIASLGFRYRSGVSLHGVALNVDVDLAFHSRVNPCGLEGIVPTSLRAEGCDISIAAVEDSLTEHLCKAFDETL, encoded by the coding sequence ATGATCCTCCACCACTGGGGCCTCATCGACTACGAAACCGCCCGAAAGCAGATGGACGAAGTCCACGCCCAGGCCTGCCGGGACGGCCAAAACCATCTGATCTTCTGCCAACATCCCGATGTATTCACCGTCGGCCGGGACGACAACGGCAGCTGGCCCGTACCGACCCTCCGCACCGACCGCGGCGGCTCCGTCACCTGTCACAGCCCCGGGCAGCTGGTGGCCTACTTCTGTTTTCAGGCTCCGCAGCCGGCTCTCTTCTATCGGAGGGTAGTACGGGCCTACGAAGCGCTATTCGATCTGTTGAAGGTGCCGGCACGCTATAACAGGGAAACCCCGGGCTTTTACATCGAAAACCGCAAAATCGCTTCCCTTGGCTTTCGTTATAGAAGCGGTGTGAGCCTCCACGGCGTGGCGCTGAATGTCGATGTGGATCTGGCCTTTCACAGCCGGGTCAACCCCTGCGGGTTGGAGGGGATCGTGCCGACATCATTGAGGGCGGAGGGGTGTGATATTTCTATCGCGGCGGTGGAAGATTCACTGACGGAACATCTCTGTAAAGCATTCGATGAAACCTTATAA
- a CDS encoding HepT-like ribonuclease domain-containing protein, protein MSYDKSLVIEILQQINDSISLVKKRCSYAKIADDFLQNDEGLIKLDSICMRLIAIGEALKNIDKITGRKLLAQYPEIDWKSIKGIRDLLSHHYFDMDAEVIFGICKEHVEPLQNTISRMLDDLK, encoded by the coding sequence GTGTCTTACGATAAATCACTGGTTATCGAGATACTTCAACAGATCAATGATTCGATCTCTCTTGTCAAAAAGCGCTGTTCTTATGCGAAAATTGCTGATGACTTTTTACAAAATGATGAGGGTTTGATAAAACTTGACAGTATTTGTATGCGTTTGATCGCGATTGGCGAAGCGCTAAAGAACATCGACAAAATCACCGGCCGGAAACTTCTCGCCCAATATCCGGAAATCGATTGGAAGTCGATCAAAGGAATTCGTGATCTTCTTTCCCACCATTATTTCGATATGGATGCCGAGGTGATTTTCGGGATTTGCAAGGAACATGTCGAACCGCTGCAAAATACAATCTCCCGTATGCTTGATGATTTGAAATGA